In Lysinibacillus sp. FSL M8-0337, the following proteins share a genomic window:
- a CDS encoding YerC/YecD family TrpR-related protein, producing the protein MQIEKIRGHQTDQLFKAVLELKDIEECYKFFDDLCTISEIQSLAQRFEVAHLLRLKKTYESIKKETGASTATISRVRRCFDYGNDTYDEMLGRLYPDEKPFQAPKE; encoded by the coding sequence ATGCAAATCGAAAAAATTCGAGGGCATCAAACAGATCAGTTATTTAAAGCAGTACTAGAACTGAAGGACATTGAAGAATGCTATAAATTTTTTGATGATTTATGTACGATTAGTGAAATTCAATCACTAGCACAACGCTTTGAGGTAGCACATTTATTACGTTTAAAGAAAACCTATGAATCCATTAAAAAGGAGACAGGGGCAAGTACTGCAACAATTTCTCGTGTACGTCGCTGCTTTGATTATGGTAACGATACATATGATGAAATGTTAGGTCGTTTGTATCCAGATGAAAAGCCGTTTCAAGCACCAAAAGAATAG